In Streptomyces sp. SN-593, a single genomic region encodes these proteins:
- the tdh gene encoding L-threonine 3-dehydrogenase, which yields MKALVKAKAEPGLWLADVPEPVLGPGEVLIKVLRTGICGTDLHIRAYDGWARQAVRTPLVLGHEFVGDVVDVAPGVTGISPGDRVSGEGHLVCGTCRNCLAGRRHLCRSTVGLGIGRDGAFAEYVTLPAANVWVHRVPVDPDVAAIFDPFGNAVHTALSFPLVGEDVLITGAGPIGIMAAAVARHAGARNVVITDVSPYRLRLAERVGVSLAVDVRTSGVEEGKRALGLREGFDVGLEMSGRPEALRTMVANMTHGGKIALLGLPSEEFPVDVARVVTSMITLKGIYGREMYETWYAMSVLLEGGLDLSPVITGRYPYQDFEEAFDEAAGGRCGKVILDWTA from the coding sequence GTGAAAGCACTGGTGAAAGCGAAGGCCGAGCCCGGCCTGTGGCTCGCGGACGTGCCCGAGCCCGTCCTCGGCCCCGGCGAGGTGCTGATCAAGGTGCTGCGCACCGGCATCTGCGGCACCGACCTGCACATCCGGGCGTACGACGGGTGGGCGCGACAGGCGGTGCGCACCCCGCTGGTGCTCGGGCACGAGTTCGTCGGCGACGTCGTGGACGTGGCACCCGGCGTGACCGGCATCTCCCCGGGCGACCGGGTCAGCGGCGAGGGCCACCTGGTCTGCGGCACCTGCCGCAACTGCCTGGCCGGCCGCCGGCACCTGTGCCGCAGCACCGTCGGCCTCGGCATCGGCCGGGACGGCGCCTTCGCCGAGTACGTCACCCTGCCGGCCGCGAACGTGTGGGTGCACCGGGTACCGGTGGACCCGGACGTCGCCGCGATCTTCGACCCGTTCGGCAACGCCGTGCACACCGCGCTGTCCTTCCCGCTCGTCGGCGAGGACGTCCTGATCACCGGCGCCGGGCCGATCGGCATCATGGCCGCCGCCGTCGCGCGCCACGCCGGCGCCCGCAACGTGGTGATCACCGACGTCAGCCCGTACCGGCTCCGGCTGGCCGAGCGGGTCGGGGTGAGCCTCGCGGTGGACGTGCGCACCTCCGGTGTCGAGGAGGGGAAGCGCGCGCTCGGGCTGCGCGAGGGCTTCGACGTCGGCCTGGAGATGTCCGGCCGCCCCGAGGCGCTGCGCACGATGGTGGCCAACATGACCCACGGCGGCAAGATCGCCCTGCTCGGGCTGCCCTCGGAGGAGTTCCCGGTTGACGTCGCCCGCGTCGTGACCTCGATGATCACCCTGAAGGGGATCTACGGGCGGGAGATGTACGAGACCTGGTACGCGATGTCCGTGCTGCTCGAAGGCGGCCTCGACCTCAGCCCGGTGATCACCGGACGCTACCCGTACCAGGACTTCGAGGAGGCGTTCGACGAGGCGGCGGGCGGCCGCTGCGGCAAGGTCATCCTCGACTGGACCGCCTGA
- a CDS encoding SDR family oxidoreductase: protein MHVFVTGGTGTIGSAVVAELLGNGHTVLALARSDGSAQTLERAGAEVLRGDLADLDALRSGAARADGVISLAFGRNYGSADALAQAMAEEGAALDALGRELLGSDRPIVTVSGTPWVPGRASTEADPLPTDGPVGGRGRSVTALLDLAEQGLRSSAVRMPRTVHNEGRGGFAGILVDAARRTGVAGYPGDGTQRWPAVHALDAAALFRLALESAPPGTSWHAVDDEGDAVRDIAAVIGRRLGLPVEQVPQEDFGPFGPIFAMDQPASSAHTREALGWKPRHPRLLEDLENVGA from the coding sequence ATGCACGTCTTCGTCACCGGCGGCACCGGCACCATCGGCTCCGCCGTCGTCGCCGAACTGCTCGGCAACGGCCACACCGTCCTCGCACTGGCCCGCTCCGACGGCTCCGCGCAGACCCTTGAGCGCGCGGGCGCCGAGGTGCTGCGGGGTGACCTGGCGGACCTCGACGCCCTGCGGTCCGGCGCCGCGCGGGCCGACGGGGTGATCAGCCTGGCGTTCGGCCGCAACTACGGGAGCGCGGACGCGCTCGCGCAGGCCATGGCCGAGGAGGGCGCCGCCCTCGACGCGCTCGGCCGGGAGCTGCTGGGCAGCGACCGCCCGATCGTCACGGTGTCGGGCACGCCCTGGGTGCCGGGGCGCGCCTCGACCGAGGCCGACCCGCTGCCGACCGACGGTCCGGTGGGGGGCCGGGGCCGCTCGGTGACCGCCCTGCTCGACCTCGCCGAGCAGGGTCTGCGCAGCTCCGCGGTCCGCATGCCGCGCACCGTCCACAACGAGGGCCGGGGCGGGTTCGCCGGCATCCTGGTCGACGCGGCCCGCCGCACCGGTGTCGCCGGCTACCCCGGCGACGGCACCCAGCGCTGGCCGGCCGTGCACGCCCTCGACGCCGCGGCCCTGTTCCGGCTGGCGCTGGAGTCGGCGCCGCCCGGCACGTCCTGGCACGCGGTCGACGACGAGGGCGACGCCGTACGGGACATCGCGGCCGTCATCGGCCGGCGGCTCGGCCTGCCCGTCGAGCAGGTCCCGCAGGAGGACTTCGGCCCGTTCGGGCCGATCTTCGCGATGGACCAGCCCGCGTCCAGCGCCCACACCCGCGAGGCGCTGGGCTGGAAGCCGAGGCACCCGCGGCTGCTGGAGGACCTGGAGAACGTCGGGGCCTGA
- a CDS encoding PPOX class F420-dependent oxidoreductase, producing MSDTRSPFARFARQKTILLTTYRRDGTPVGTPVSVAVDGDRAYVRTFGAAWKVGRLRNDPRVRIAPSTVRGRPTGPALEARARLLEGAEADRAAKALARKYPFMHGVLVPFVHRRKHWATLHYALTAPESGA from the coding sequence ATGAGCGACACCCGTTCCCCGTTCGCACGCTTCGCCCGGCAGAAGACGATCCTGCTGACCACGTACCGACGCGACGGCACACCGGTCGGCACCCCGGTGAGCGTCGCCGTCGACGGGGACCGCGCGTACGTCCGCACGTTCGGCGCGGCCTGGAAGGTCGGGCGGCTGCGGAACGACCCGCGCGTGCGGATCGCACCGTCCACCGTCCGGGGCCGGCCGACCGGACCCGCCCTGGAGGCGCGCGCGAGGCTGCTCGAAGGCGCGGAGGCCGACCGCGCCGCGAAGGCGCTCGCCCGCAAGTACCCCTTCATGCACGGCGTCCTGGTCCCGTTCGTGCACCGTCGCAAGCACTGGGCGACCCTGCACTACGCCCTCACGGCGCCGGAGAGCGGCGCGTAG
- a CDS encoding aminotransferase class I/II-fold pyridoxal phosphate-dependent enzyme, whose amino-acid sequence MTSTLTPAGEFERAREEYAALKALRLRLDLTRGKPSPEQLDLSDGLLALPGKRRHAADGTDVRNYGGLAGLTELREIFAELLQVPVPQLIAAGNSSLELMHDCLVHALLGVLPGASSRWVDQGTVKFLCPVPGYDRHFALCERFGIEMLPVPMDAGGPDMDAVERLAATDPAVKGIWCVPRYSNPSGVTYAPPTVARLAAMPTAAPDFRIFWDNAYAVHHLTDRPAELADLLAACAASGHPDRALVFGSTSKITAAGSGVAFFGASPANVAWLLGHSAKRSIGPDKVNQLRHALLLRDAEGVRAHMERQRALLRPKFDAVQRCLRDGLGGTGLATWSDPDGGYFVTLEVPDGCAKEVVRRAADAGIALTPAGATHPYGDDPRDAVIRIAPSYPSLPELEQALRGLAVCVRLVGYGHRPPHTRERTGGALPDRAAPARTAGIMKPSLGRA is encoded by the coding sequence ATGACCAGCACCCTGACACCGGCCGGTGAGTTCGAGCGCGCCCGGGAGGAGTACGCCGCGCTGAAGGCGCTCCGGCTGCGGCTCGACCTGACGCGCGGGAAGCCGTCGCCCGAGCAACTGGACCTGTCGGACGGGCTGCTCGCCCTGCCCGGGAAGCGCCGGCACGCGGCCGACGGCACCGACGTGCGGAACTACGGCGGCCTCGCCGGGCTGACCGAACTGCGCGAGATCTTCGCGGAGTTGCTCCAGGTGCCGGTGCCGCAGCTCATCGCCGCCGGGAACTCCAGCCTGGAGCTGATGCACGACTGCCTCGTGCACGCGCTGCTCGGCGTGCTGCCGGGCGCGTCGTCGCGCTGGGTGGACCAGGGCACCGTGAAGTTCCTCTGCCCGGTGCCCGGCTACGACCGGCACTTCGCACTGTGCGAGCGGTTCGGGATCGAGATGCTCCCGGTGCCGATGGACGCCGGCGGTCCGGACATGGACGCCGTCGAGCGGCTCGCCGCCACGGACCCGGCGGTCAAGGGCATCTGGTGCGTGCCCCGGTACAGCAACCCGTCCGGCGTGACCTACGCCCCGCCGACCGTCGCCCGGCTCGCCGCCATGCCGACCGCGGCCCCGGACTTCCGGATCTTCTGGGACAACGCCTACGCGGTGCACCACCTCACCGACCGGCCCGCCGAACTGGCCGACCTCCTCGCGGCCTGCGCGGCGAGCGGCCACCCGGACCGCGCCCTCGTCTTCGGCTCCACCTCGAAGATCACCGCGGCCGGCTCGGGCGTCGCCTTCTTCGGCGCGTCGCCCGCGAACGTCGCGTGGCTGCTGGGCCACAGCGCCAAGCGCTCGATCGGCCCCGACAAGGTCAACCAGCTTCGGCACGCCCTCCTGCTGCGTGACGCGGAGGGCGTCCGTGCCCACATGGAACGCCAACGCGCCCTGCTGCGGCCCAAGTTCGACGCGGTGCAGCGCTGCCTGCGCGACGGCCTCGGCGGCACCGGCCTCGCCACGTGGTCGGACCCGGACGGCGGCTACTTCGTCACGCTGGAGGTGCCCGACGGCTGCGCCAAGGAGGTCGTGCGCCGCGCCGCCGACGCCGGTATCGCCCTCACCCCGGCCGGCGCCACCCACCCCTACGGCGACGACCCGCGCGACGCCGTCATCCGCATCGCCCCCAGCTACCCGTCCCTGCCGGAACTGGAACAGGCACTGCGCGGCCTGGCGGTGTGCGTCCGGCTGGTCGGGTACGGGCACCGGCCGCCGCACACGCGTGAGCGGACCGGCGGGGCCCTGCCTGATCGCGCCGCGCCGGCCCGCACCGCGGGGATCATGAAGCCCAGCTTGGGTCGGGCTTAA
- a CDS encoding glycine C-acetyltransferase, with translation MFDSVRADLRATLDEIRAAGLHKPERVIGTPQSATVDVTAGGRPGEVLNFCANNYLGLADHPDVVAAAKDALDRWGYGMASVRFICGTQEVHKELEARLSAFLGTQDTILYSSCFDANGGVFETLLDERDAVISDALNHASIIDGIRLSKARRLRYANRDMAELEQRLKEAGGARRRLVVTDGVFSMDGYVAPLDEICDLADRYGAMVMVDDSHAVGFVGPGGRGTPELHGVTDRVDILTGTLGKALGGASGGYVAARAEIVALLRQRSRPYLFSNSLAPVIAAASLKVLDLLQDDSPAGPGPRLRARLRENTALFRERMAREGFDLAPGDHPIVPVMVGDAERAGRLADLLLEHSVYAIGFSYPVVPHGRARIRVQLSAAHSAQDVERAVGAFVAARESLAG, from the coding sequence ATGTTCGACTCCGTCCGCGCGGACCTGCGCGCCACCCTCGACGAGATCCGCGCCGCCGGCCTGCACAAGCCCGAGCGGGTCATCGGCACCCCGCAGAGCGCCACGGTGGACGTCACCGCCGGCGGCCGCCCCGGCGAGGTGCTCAACTTCTGCGCCAACAACTACCTCGGCCTGGCCGACCACCCCGACGTGGTGGCCGCGGCCAAGGACGCGCTGGACCGCTGGGGCTACGGCATGGCCTCCGTGCGCTTCATCTGCGGCACCCAGGAGGTGCACAAGGAACTGGAGGCGCGGCTGTCGGCGTTCCTCGGCACGCAGGACACGATCCTGTACAGCTCCTGCTTCGACGCCAACGGCGGGGTCTTCGAGACGCTGCTGGACGAGCGGGACGCGGTGATCTCCGACGCCCTCAACCACGCCAGCATCATCGACGGCATCCGGCTGTCCAAGGCCCGCCGGCTGCGTTACGCCAACCGCGACATGGCCGAGCTGGAGCAGCGGCTGAAGGAGGCCGGCGGCGCGCGCCGCCGGCTGGTCGTCACCGACGGCGTGTTCTCCATGGACGGCTACGTCGCCCCGCTGGACGAGATCTGCGACCTGGCGGACCGCTACGGCGCGATGGTCATGGTGGACGACTCGCACGCGGTCGGCTTCGTGGGCCCCGGCGGGCGCGGAACCCCCGAACTGCACGGCGTGACCGACCGGGTCGACATCCTCACCGGCACCCTCGGCAAGGCCCTCGGCGGCGCCTCCGGCGGATACGTCGCCGCCCGCGCCGAGATCGTGGCGCTGCTGCGCCAGCGCTCCCGCCCGTACCTGTTCTCCAACTCCCTCGCGCCGGTGATCGCCGCCGCCTCCCTGAAGGTGCTCGACCTGCTCCAGGACGACTCCCCGGCCGGGCCCGGCCCGAGGCTGCGGGCCCGGCTGCGGGAGAACACCGCGCTGTTCCGGGAGCGGATGGCGCGCGAGGGATTCGACCTCGCACCCGGCGACCACCCGATCGTGCCGGTGATGGTCGGCGACGCCGAGCGGGCCGGGCGGCTGGCCGACCTGCTGCTGGAGCACTCCGTCTACGCGATCGGCTTCTCCTACCCGGTGGTGCCGCACGGCCGGGCCCGGATCAGGGTGCAGCTCTCCGCGGCCCACTCCGCGCAGGACGTCGAGCGGGCGGTCGGCGCGTTCGTGGCCGCCCGGGAGTCCCTGGCAGGATGA
- a CDS encoding LysR family transcriptional regulator — MIDTRRLRTLRAVADHRTVTAAAAALYLTPSAVSQQLAALEAEVGHRLLVRDGRGVRLTAAGEILVAHSSTVLAQLERAEAELAAYAGGVAGTVTVASFATGIATVLARAMAGLAVSCPGIRVRVRDAEGDESLAMVLDGHADVAVAVEYRGAPRDDDRRLSRAALYAEPFDAVLPRGHRLDGCERVEVRDLADESWVSPYPGNPCHDVVTLACELAGFQPRVAHSSDDFRAVAALVGVGAGVALVPRSALRGVHLPDVVVRPVAGSPVTRRVFAAVRRGAEEHPLIRPVLDELQAAADVIRPAG; from the coding sequence GTGATCGACACGCGCCGACTGCGTACCCTGCGGGCCGTGGCGGACCACCGTACGGTGACCGCCGCGGCCGCCGCGCTGTACCTCACCCCCTCCGCGGTCTCGCAGCAGCTCGCGGCGCTGGAGGCCGAGGTCGGCCACCGGTTGCTGGTGCGCGACGGGCGCGGGGTGCGGCTCACCGCCGCCGGCGAGATCCTGGTCGCGCACAGCAGCACCGTGCTCGCCCAGCTTGAGCGGGCCGAGGCCGAACTGGCCGCGTACGCCGGCGGCGTGGCCGGCACCGTGACCGTGGCGTCCTTCGCCACCGGCATCGCCACCGTGCTCGCCCGGGCGATGGCCGGGCTCGCCGTCTCCTGCCCCGGCATCCGGGTCCGGGTGCGCGACGCCGAGGGCGACGAGAGCCTGGCGATGGTCCTGGACGGGCACGCCGACGTGGCGGTCGCGGTGGAGTACCGCGGCGCGCCGCGCGACGACGACCGGCGGCTGTCCCGGGCCGCCCTGTACGCGGAGCCCTTCGACGCGGTGCTGCCGCGCGGGCACCGCCTCGACGGGTGCGAACGGGTCGAGGTCCGGGACCTCGCCGACGAGTCCTGGGTCAGCCCCTACCCGGGCAACCCCTGCCACGACGTGGTCACGCTCGCGTGCGAACTGGCCGGCTTCCAGCCGCGGGTGGCGCACTCCTCCGACGACTTCAGGGCGGTCGCCGCGCTGGTCGGCGTCGGCGCCGGCGTCGCCCTGGTGCCGCGCTCGGCGCTGCGCGGCGTGCACCTGCCGGACGTGGTGGTCCGGCCGGTCGCCGGCAGCCCCGTGACGCGCCGGGTGTTCGCGGCGGTACGGCGAGGCGCCGAGGAGCACCCGCTGATCCGCCCGGTCCTCGACGAGCTCCAGGCGGCGGCCGACGTGATCCGCCCCGCCGGCTGA
- a CDS encoding aldo/keto reductase — protein sequence MASSDRRAAGTRLPFAPPPPGLGTARPGELFEEVTEQDAAATLRAAEAVGDRLADPSDDAMFPHRPVPADTLARARRCQEVCARFGVPLPAAAVRFPSLHPAVTSVVVGCRSAAGVAANAEAARLPIPDELWHRLADEGYVPRRLLAG from the coding sequence GTGGCCTCGTCCGACCGGCGCGCGGCCGGCACCCGGCTGCCCTTCGCCCCGCCCCCGCCGGGGCTCGGCACCGCACGTCCGGGCGAGCTGTTCGAGGAGGTGACCGAGCAGGACGCGGCGGCGACGCTCAGGGCCGCCGAGGCGGTCGGCGACCGGCTGGCCGACCCGTCCGACGACGCGATGTTCCCCCACCGTCCGGTGCCCGCCGACACGCTGGCCCGGGCCCGGCGCTGCCAGGAGGTCTGCGCGCGGTTCGGGGTGCCGTTGCCCGCGGCGGCGGTGCGGTTCCCCTCCCTGCACCCGGCGGTCACCTCGGTCGTCGTCGGCTGCCGCTCGGCGGCCGGGGTGGCGGCGAACGCCGAGGCGGCCCGGCTGCCGATCCCGGACGAGCTGTGGCACCGGCTCGCCGACGAGGGATACGTGCCGCGGCGGCTGCTGGCCGGGTAG
- a CDS encoding TetR/AcrR family transcriptional regulator: MARWQPGATERLVVAAVDLFTEQGYDATTVAQIAERAGVTKSTFFRHFSDKRELLVAGQETLSRLLADGITDAPAGATPLQAVAAGLERASGAMGPANRELGPRIKAAVAASTELQERDALKSVGLAAAMTAALVARGVPDPTAHLAGELGVLAFKRGYARWSAADGDDAAEGLAPHVLSALEDLRAATASLG, from the coding sequence ATGGCGAGATGGCAACCAGGCGCGACCGAGCGACTCGTCGTCGCGGCCGTGGACCTGTTCACCGAGCAGGGGTACGACGCGACCACGGTGGCGCAGATCGCCGAGCGGGCCGGCGTCACCAAGAGCACCTTCTTCCGGCACTTCTCCGACAAGCGCGAACTGCTGGTCGCCGGGCAGGAGACGCTAAGCCGGCTGCTGGCCGACGGCATCACCGACGCGCCCGCCGGCGCCACCCCGCTCCAGGCGGTCGCCGCCGGCCTGGAGCGCGCGTCGGGCGCCATGGGCCCGGCCAACCGCGAACTCGGCCCGCGCATCAAGGCGGCCGTGGCGGCCAGCACCGAACTCCAGGAGCGCGACGCCCTCAAGAGCGTCGGGCTCGCCGCCGCCATGACCGCCGCCCTCGTCGCCCGCGGCGTCCCCGACCCCACCGCCCACCTCGCCGGCGAGCTGGGCGTCCTCGCCTTCAAACGCGGCTACGCCCGCTGGTCCGCGGCCGACGGCGACGACGCCGCCGAGGGTCTCGCCCCCCACGTGCTGTCCGCCCTGGAGGACCTCCGCGCCGCGACCGCCTCGCTGGGCTGA
- a CDS encoding (5-formylfuran-3-yl)methyl phosphate synthase, which produces MPCGGWTVRPKESALLLLISPDGVEEALDCARAAEHLDIVDVKKPDEGSLGANFPWVIREIREAVPADKPVSATVGDVPYKPGTVAQAALGAVVSGASYIKVGLYGCTTPDQAVDVMRGVVRAVKEYRPEAFVVASGYADAHRIGCVNPLALPDVARRAGCDAAMLDTAIKDGTGLFDHLPPDVCADFVRRTHDGGMLAALAGSVKVGDLGALTRIGTDIVGVRGAVCEGGDRNAGRIQPRLVAAFRAEMNRHAREHAATVAAAG; this is translated from the coding sequence ATGCCGTGCGGCGGGTGGACCGTGCGACCGAAGGAGTCCGCGTTGTTGCTGCTCATCTCCCCGGACGGCGTCGAGGAAGCCCTCGACTGCGCGAGGGCGGCCGAACACCTCGACATCGTCGACGTCAAGAAGCCCGACGAGGGATCGCTCGGTGCCAACTTCCCGTGGGTGATCCGGGAGATCCGCGAGGCCGTCCCGGCGGACAAGCCGGTGTCCGCCACGGTGGGCGACGTGCCCTACAAGCCCGGCACCGTGGCCCAGGCGGCGCTCGGCGCCGTCGTCTCCGGGGCGTCCTACATCAAGGTCGGCCTCTACGGGTGCACCACGCCCGACCAGGCCGTCGACGTCATGCGCGGCGTCGTGCGGGCCGTGAAGGAGTACCGGCCCGAGGCGTTCGTCGTCGCCTCGGGATACGCCGACGCGCACCGGATCGGCTGCGTCAACCCGCTCGCCCTGCCGGACGTCGCCCGCCGCGCCGGCTGCGACGCGGCCATGCTCGACACCGCGATCAAGGACGGCACGGGCCTGTTCGACCACCTGCCGCCCGACGTCTGCGCCGACTTCGTCCGCCGCACCCACGACGGCGGGATGCTCGCCGCCCTCGCCGGCAGCGTCAAGGTCGGCGACCTCGGCGCGCTGACCCGGATCGGCACCGACATCGTGGGCGTGCGCGGCGCGGTCTGCGAGGGCGGGGACCGCAACGCAGGAAGGATTCAGCCACGGCTGGTGGCCGCCTTCCGGGCCGAGATGAACCGGCACGCCCGGGAGCACGCGGCCACCGTCGCCGCGGCGGGCTGA